A genomic window from Parasteatoda tepidariorum isolate YZ-2023 chromosome 10, CAS_Ptep_4.0, whole genome shotgun sequence includes:
- the LOC122271272 gene encoding LOW QUALITY PROTEIN: uncharacterized protein (The sequence of the model RefSeq protein was modified relative to this genomic sequence to represent the inferred CDS: deleted 2 bases in 1 codon; substituted 1 base at 1 genomic stop codon), with the protein MFGDDDIDEENDFSSLLLLSETRKQNKRVCIKNYVEVVIWKYNDKDFKSHFRMNRSTFEVLLNLVNQKENLIPSRLCISKEKMLLSVIWLLANQECFRSVADRFDLTKSSLSPCLLKVSRILKEIAPSVIAXPDPSIAEAQFQAIRGFPGIVGAIDGSHISVKAPREQPEKYINGRACIERAFGQLKGWFRRLMYFNVERIEYLPLYILGACMLHNICIKQEDFVEAAKDPNEPDKQRDEDEEPITAEHKRDYICGTLP; encoded by the exons atGTTTGGGGATGATGATATTGATGAAGAGAATGACTTTTCGTCTCTATTGTTATTATCGGAGACACGGAAACAAAATAAACGTgtctgtattaaaaattatgtggaGGTTGTTATCTGGAAGTATAATGATAAAGATTTCAAATCTCACTTTCGAATGAATCGATCGACATTTGAGGTCTTGTTAAATTTGGTAAACCAGAAAGAAAATCTAATCCCTAGTAGACTATGCATATCAAAGGAGAAGATGCTTTTGTCAGTGATTTGGTTGTTGGCTAATCAAGAATGTTTTCG GTCAGTTGCTGATCGCTTTGACTTAACTAAGTCATCTTTGTCTCCATGTCTGCTTAAAGTATCTCGGATCTTA AAAGAGATTGCACCAAGTGTGATTGCCTAGCCAGACCCTAGCATTGCGGAGGCGCAATTTCAAGCCATTCGTGGGTTTCCTGGAATCGTTGGTGCTATTGATGGATCACACATTTCCGTCAAAGCCCCTAGAGAACAGCCTGAAAAATATATCAACGG CCGTGCCTGCATTGAGCGTGCATTTGGTCAACTGAAAGGATGGTTTAGGAGATTAATGTACTTTAATGTAGAAAGAATTGAATATTtgcctttatatattttaggtGCTTGCATGCTACATAACATCTGCATCAAGCAAGAAGATTTTGTTGAGGCTGCAAAAGATCCAAATGAACCTGACAAGCAGAGGGATGAAGATGAGGAACCGATTACAGCAGAACACAAGAGAGATTATATCTGTGGCAcattaccttaa